Proteins found in one Paenibacillus borealis genomic segment:
- a CDS encoding ureidoglycolate lyase codes for MEHKVIIEDLTGTAFAPYGKVIDLPADEPSKTGDGWNCWSYIQMLDVSEPIGFGLVETQQRAFVVTAMERHVSREELLLTFDREIIQPVACCNDIDDPEEQPDPRAVKCFRIKPGQAIVIGRGVWHSPAYPASEDARYLFAIEKKKDKFGDEMVNPWVDFIGGDTIRFA; via the coding sequence ATGGAACATAAAGTCATCATAGAAGATTTGACAGGAACCGCGTTTGCCCCGTATGGCAAAGTTATTGATCTGCCCGCAGATGAGCCGTCCAAGACAGGTGACGGCTGGAACTGCTGGAGTTATATTCAGATGCTGGATGTGTCGGAGCCCATCGGCTTCGGCTTGGTTGAAACACAGCAGCGTGCCTTCGTAGTCACTGCGATGGAGCGGCATGTAAGCCGTGAAGAGCTGCTGCTCACCTTCGACCGGGAGATTATTCAGCCCGTTGCCTGCTGCAACGACATCGACGACCCGGAGGAGCAGCCTGATCCTAGGGCGGTGAAATGCTTCCGCATTAAGCCGGGACAAGCGATTGTCATCGGCCGCGGAGTCTGGCACAGCCCGGCCTATCCGGCGTCCGAAGATGCCCGTTATCTCTTCGCCATCGAGAAGAAGAAGGACAAATTTGGAGATGAGATGGTCAATCCGTGGGTAGATTTCATCGGCGGTGACACCATCCGGTTTGCATAA